From Curtobacterium sp. MCBA15_012:
GTCGGTGCACGTCGGCGTCGTTGCACGTCGACGTCGGTGCCGGTCAGTCCTCGTCGGGGTCGTCGGGCGCGGGGGCGGGACGACGGCGCAGGAGCAGCAGGACGGCGACGACGAGCCCGACGAGCACGACGCCGCCGGCACCGATCCACAGCGCGTCCGACGCGGTCGAGTCGCCGCCCGCGGTCGTGGTGCCCGGGTCCGACTCGGCGCCCGCGGTCGCGCCGCGGTCGGTCGCGCACGTGGGCGGCTTCGTCGCGCCGGCTGCGGGGGAGAAGCCGGCGGGAGCGTCCCACGTGAAGTCGTAGCGGTCCGAGACGGTGTGGCCGTCGGCGGACACGATCTGCCACTCGACCTCGTACTTCCCGGAGGCGCCGAGCGCGGCCTTCGTGGTCATCGACGGACCGTCCACCGCGACGCAGCCGTCCTCGTAGTACCGGCCGTCGGGTCCGAGCACGCGGAAGGCGAAGCCCGAGTCGGAGCCGCCGATCGCCAGGAGCCGGTCGTTCGTCGTGATGTCGAACCGGTCGGGCAGTTCGGTGAGCGTCCCACCGACCGCCGGGGTCGAGGACACCAGGTAGTTGTGCGCGCTGGCGGGGGCGGCGAGCCCGAGGACCGCGCCGCTCGCGATCGCGACCGACGCGGCGGACGTGGCCACGAGCCTCCAGGCCGACCGCCGACCCCCGTCGGACCGCCGGACACCCGTCCGACCCGCCACGGGCGTCACTTGGTGGTGTTCCGTGCGCCGGCGTCGCGGCGACGCGTGGCGGCGACGGCGACGACCAGGCCGACGGCGCCGACGACCAGGCCGCCGAGGCCGAGGAAGCGGCCGACCAGGTCGGGGCCGCCGGTCGTCGCGGACGCCGTGCTCGCGGTCGCCGTGGTGGCGTCGTCGTCACCCGTCGCCGAGGACGCGGCGGTGAGGACGATCGAGGGGGCCGGGTGCTCGGGCTCCTCCTTGCCGGTCTGCTGCTGGTCCCAGTCGGTCGAGCCCTGCTCGCAGGTCTGCACGACCGGGAACGACACCCGGTCGCCGGGCTTGCCGTCGGGCAGCGAGAACGACAGTGCGAAGGTGTCGCGTTCGTCGGCGGGGAGCGGGGTCTTCGCCGTGTACGTCACGCTCGTGACGCGCTCGGCGGGGGTGGCCTCCTCGTCGCTGCTGCTGCTCGACGACGAGCTCGTGTACGGCTCGGTGGTCTTCGTGATGGTCCAGTTCGGGTTCACGGTCGGGGTGACCTCGATCACCGACTTCGGCACCGAGAACTCGAGCTTCGTCGTGGGGGAGCCGTCGCAGCCGTGCGGGACCGAGAACGTCGCGGTCGTGTACGAGTTCGCGGCGGTCGACGTGGCG
This genomic window contains:
- a CDS encoding YcnI family protein; the protein is MTKRLALVGTATLGVTAAIVLGTAGAASAHVEADATSTAANSYTTATFSVPHGCDGSPTTKLEFSVPKSVIEVTPTVNPNWTITKTTEPYTSSSSSSSSDEEATPAERVTSVTYTAKTPLPADERDTFALSFSLPDGKPGDRVSFPVVQTCEQGSTDWDQQQTGKEEPEHPAPSIVLTAASSATGDDDATTATASTASATTGGPDLVGRFLGLGGLVVGAVGLVVAVAATRRRDAGARNTTK
- a CDS encoding copper resistance CopC family protein, which gives rise to MATSAASVAIASGAVLGLAAPASAHNYLVSSTPAVGGTLTELPDRFDITTNDRLLAIGGSDSGFAFRVLGPDGRYYEDGCVAVDGPSMTTKAALGASGKYEVEWQIVSADGHTVSDRYDFTWDAPAGFSPAAGATKPPTCATDRGATAGAESDPGTTTAGGDSTASDALWIGAGGVVLVGLVVAVLLLLRRRPAPAPDDPDED